One Amycolatopsis tolypomycina DNA segment encodes these proteins:
- a CDS encoding maleylpyruvate isomerase N-terminal domain-containing protein, giving the protein MTACEKAHALLDGIRKLDDEWALAIGALGEPELRAPSALPGWSRAHVLAHVARNADGLRNLLTWANTGVETPMYPSAEAREQDIETSSRQAAGALLADFVAAAGRFEQYAAGMPDDAWAREARNRQGAPVTGAVVARMRLSELTIHLADLDRGYDLDRVLALLGPLTEDVVQHAVVSRGAHLPALRLAADGFEWTMGTAPKATVRGSAGALLAWLSGRSDGAALDGAVPRLPAWA; this is encoded by the coding sequence GTGACGGCATGCGAGAAGGCACACGCACTGCTCGACGGCATCCGGAAGCTCGACGACGAATGGGCGCTGGCCATCGGCGCCCTCGGTGAACCCGAACTGCGCGCCCCCAGTGCGTTGCCCGGCTGGTCGCGTGCCCACGTGCTCGCGCACGTCGCCCGCAATGCCGATGGTCTGCGCAACCTGCTGACCTGGGCGAACACCGGTGTCGAGACCCCGATGTACCCCAGCGCCGAGGCGCGCGAGCAGGACATCGAAACCAGCTCGCGGCAAGCGGCCGGTGCGCTGCTCGCCGACTTCGTCGCGGCCGCCGGGCGGTTCGAGCAGTACGCCGCCGGGATGCCGGACGACGCCTGGGCGCGCGAAGCCCGCAACCGCCAGGGTGCGCCCGTCACCGGGGCCGTCGTGGCGCGGATGCGGCTGTCCGAGCTCACCATCCACCTCGCCGACCTCGACCGGGGCTACGACCTCGACCGCGTGCTGGCGCTGCTCGGGCCGCTCACCGAGGACGTCGTGCAGCACGCCGTCGTCTCGCGCGGTGCCCACCTGCCGGCCCTGCGCCTGGCCGCCGACGGGTTCGAGTGGACGATGGGCACCGCTCCGAAGGCGACCGTCCGCGGGTCGGCCGGGGCGCTGCTCGCCTGGCTCAGCGGGCGCTCCGACGGCGCGGCCCTCGACGGCGCCGTGCCCCGGCTCCCGGCCTGGGCGTGA
- a CDS encoding GMC family oxidoreductase, translated as MTASNTTTSAGGPDYDVVVVGSGFGGSVAALRLTEKGYRVAVIEAGRRFADDEFAKTSWDLKRYLWAPQVGCYGIQRIHMLNDVMVLAGAGVGGGSLVYANTLYRPLKPFYRDRQWAHITDWEAELAPHYDQASRMLGVVTNPTITPSDVVMREVAKDMGVADSFHPTPVGVYFGKPGEKAADPYFGGAGPSRVGCTECGSCMTGCRVGAKNTLVKNYLYLAEQDGAQVIPLTTVTSVRPVDGGYEVGLKKTGTTSKKFRTTITAEKVVFAAGTWGTQNLLHRMKDTGTLPRLSRRLGELTRTNSEAIIGAARTDVDESRNFSRGVAITSSIHPDENTHIEPVRYGKGSNAMSLLQTIATDGASPVPRWRQAVTFMLKHPVQAAKLLNGYRWSERTVILLVMQSLDNSITTYTKRGLFGRRKYTSKQGHGEPNPSFIPAGHEANERTAERIGGMAGGTWGEIFDIPLTAHFIGGVPIGASAEEGVIDPYHRVFGYPGLSVVDGAAITANLGVNPSLTITAQAERAFSFWPNKGEPDQRPAQEAPYVRLEPIAPKNPAVPADAPAALRRS; from the coding sequence GGGTAGCCGTCATCGAGGCCGGGCGCAGGTTCGCCGACGACGAGTTCGCGAAGACGTCGTGGGACCTCAAACGCTACCTGTGGGCGCCGCAGGTCGGCTGCTACGGCATCCAGCGCATCCACATGCTCAACGACGTCATGGTGCTGGCGGGCGCCGGTGTCGGCGGCGGTTCGCTCGTCTACGCGAACACGCTGTACCGGCCGCTCAAGCCGTTCTACCGCGACCGGCAGTGGGCGCACATCACCGACTGGGAAGCCGAGCTCGCGCCGCACTACGACCAGGCGAGCCGGATGCTGGGCGTCGTCACGAACCCGACGATCACGCCGTCGGACGTCGTGATGCGCGAGGTCGCGAAGGACATGGGCGTCGCCGATTCGTTCCACCCGACGCCGGTGGGTGTCTACTTCGGCAAGCCGGGGGAGAAGGCGGCGGACCCGTACTTCGGCGGCGCCGGCCCTTCGCGCGTCGGCTGCACGGAGTGCGGCTCGTGCATGACGGGCTGCCGTGTCGGGGCGAAGAACACGCTGGTCAAGAACTACCTCTACCTCGCCGAGCAGGACGGCGCGCAGGTCATCCCGCTGACGACGGTGACCTCGGTGCGGCCGGTCGACGGCGGCTACGAAGTCGGCCTCAAGAAGACCGGGACGACTTCGAAGAAGTTCCGGACGACGATCACGGCCGAGAAGGTCGTCTTCGCGGCGGGGACGTGGGGTACCCAGAACCTGCTGCACAGGATGAAGGACACGGGCACGCTGCCCCGGCTTTCGCGCCGGCTCGGCGAGCTGACCCGCACGAACTCCGAAGCGATCATCGGCGCGGCCCGGACCGACGTCGACGAGAGCCGGAACTTCAGCCGCGGCGTCGCGATCACGTCGTCGATCCACCCGGACGAGAACACCCACATCGAGCCGGTGCGGTACGGCAAGGGCAGCAACGCGATGAGCCTGCTGCAGACGATCGCGACGGACGGCGCCTCGCCGGTGCCGCGCTGGCGGCAGGCCGTCACGTTCATGCTCAAGCACCCGGTCCAGGCGGCGAAGCTGCTCAACGGCTACCGCTGGAGCGAGCGCACGGTGATCCTGCTGGTGATGCAGAGCCTGGACAACTCGATCACGACGTACACGAAACGGGGCCTCTTCGGGCGGCGCAAGTACACGTCCAAGCAGGGCCACGGCGAGCCGAACCCGAGCTTCATCCCGGCCGGCCACGAGGCGAACGAGCGCACGGCCGAGCGCATCGGCGGCATGGCGGGCGGCACGTGGGGCGAGATCTTCGACATCCCCCTGACGGCCCACTTCATCGGCGGCGTCCCGATCGGGGCCAGCGCGGAGGAGGGCGTCATCGACCCGTACCACCGAGTGTTCGGCTACCCGGGCCTGTCGGTGGTGGACGGCGCGGCGATCACGGCCAACCTGGGCGTGAACCCGTCGCTGACGATCACGGCCCAGGCGGAGCGCGCGTTTTCGTTCTGGCCGAACAAGGGCGAGCCGGACCAGCGGCCGGCGCAGGAGGCGCCGTACGTGCGGCTGGAGCCGATCGCGCCGAAGAACCCGGCGGTCCCCGCGGACGCCCCGGCGGCCCTCCGGCGGTCCTAG